One Dermacentor andersoni chromosome 6, qqDerAnde1_hic_scaffold, whole genome shotgun sequence genomic window carries:
- the LOC126522825 gene encoding PEST proteolytic signal-containing nuclear protein-like, whose amino-acid sequence MASSTGRSRWDDKGSASLGGGTTAVASGRQSDDEERESASPVDSEKRKLGDEEGGDDAAKKPKITMGFSRTFSSAKATEEKKPGPAPISIKFGGPKSKEQKAPMKKSSSLSVAEAFNQSSDEEEEMPPEAKMRMRNIGRDTPTSAGPNSFGKTRKGFCDVKKVFERDLKSKMNEVAD is encoded by the exons ATGGCGAGCTCTACTGGAAGAAGTCGTTGGGACGATAAAGGAAGCGCTAGTTTAG GCGGTGGCACTACTGCGGTAGCGTCAGGCCGCCAGAGTGACGATGAGGAGCGGGAGTCTGCAAGCCCCGTCGACTCGGAGAAGCGAAAGCTTGGCGATGAAGAAGGCGGCGACGATGCAGCCAAGAAGCCAAAGATTACCATGGGGTTCTCCCGGACATTCAGCAGCGCCAAGGCAACCGAAGAGAAGAAGCCGGGACCCGCACCGATTTCCATCAAGTTTGGGGGACCG AAATCCAAAGAGCAGAAAGCACCAATGAAGAAGAGTTCAAGCTTATCCGTTGCCGAGGCCTTCAACCAAAGCAGTGAT GAAGAAGAGGAGATGCCGCCTGAGGCAAAAATGCGCATGCGCAACATTGGCAG GGACACCCCTACGTCTGCTGGCCCCAACTCGTTTGGCAAGACTCGCAAGGGATTTTGTGATGTAAAGAAAGTTTTCGAGAGAGACCTGAAAAGCAAAATGAATGAAGTAGCAGATTAA